One Haloterrigena salifodinae DNA window includes the following coding sequences:
- the purL gene encoding phosphoribosylformylglycinamidine synthase subunit PurL has translation MSLADSDRELVVEELDREPTPAEAALFENLWSEHCAYRSSRPLLSAFDSEGEQVVVGPGDDAAVVALDDETYITMGIESHNHPSYVDPFDGAATGVGGIVRDTLSMGAYPIALADSLYFGEFDADHSRYLLEGVVEGISHYGNCIGVPTVAGSADFHPDYEGNPLVNVACVGLTNEERLVTAKAQEPGNKLVLVGNGTGRDGLGGASFASEDLAEDAETEDRPAVQVGDPYTEKLLIEANEQLVDEGLIESARDLGAAGLGGASSELVAKGSLGAEIELERVHQREPNMNALEILLAESQERMCYEVEPENVDRVAEIAERFDLGCSVIGEVTEGNYTCTFEGETVVDVDAYFLGEGAPMNDLPSEEPEQPETDIPDVDLEEAFDAVVSSPSTASKRWVYRQYDHEVGVRTSVGPGDDAAIIAIREAEQGLAISSGAAPNWTDTAPYEGARAVALENATNVAAKGATPLAAVDCLNGGNPEKPDVYGGFTGIVDGLAEMCETLSTPVVGGNVSLYNDSVAGPIPPTPTLALVGTKDGYDAPPLSVTADADDGATLLLVGDLGLEGEARLGGSEYLAQFDGSDRFPALPDDPAALIETLAAVADDDATRAVHDVSHGGLAVALAEMVSDDAGLEVSIPVPESADETVAAAALFHEQPGRTLIQTDSPDAAREAFDGVAPVVELGSVTDDGRLEVTVGDRTIATDAAAIRERRETIERELE, from the coding sequence ATGAGTCTTGCCGATTCGGACCGCGAACTCGTCGTCGAGGAACTGGACCGGGAGCCCACCCCGGCCGAGGCGGCGCTGTTCGAGAACCTCTGGAGCGAACACTGCGCGTACCGCTCCTCGCGACCCCTTCTCTCCGCGTTCGACAGCGAGGGCGAGCAGGTCGTCGTCGGGCCGGGCGACGACGCGGCGGTCGTCGCACTCGATGATGAGACCTACATCACGATGGGTATCGAGAGCCACAACCACCCCTCCTACGTCGACCCGTTCGACGGCGCCGCAACGGGCGTCGGCGGGATCGTCCGGGACACGCTCTCGATGGGTGCTTACCCGATCGCGCTGGCGGACTCGCTGTACTTCGGCGAGTTCGACGCCGATCACTCTCGGTACCTCCTCGAGGGCGTCGTCGAGGGGATCAGCCACTACGGGAACTGCATCGGCGTGCCCACGGTCGCGGGCAGCGCCGACTTCCACCCCGACTACGAGGGGAACCCGCTCGTGAACGTCGCCTGCGTTGGCTTGACGAACGAGGAGCGACTCGTCACCGCCAAAGCGCAGGAGCCGGGCAACAAACTCGTCCTCGTCGGGAACGGCACCGGTCGCGACGGCCTCGGCGGCGCCTCCTTCGCCAGCGAGGACCTCGCGGAGGACGCCGAGACCGAGGACCGACCCGCCGTGCAGGTCGGTGACCCCTACACCGAGAAACTGCTCATCGAGGCCAACGAGCAACTCGTCGACGAAGGCCTGATCGAGTCCGCCCGAGACCTCGGCGCCGCCGGTCTCGGCGGTGCCTCAAGCGAACTCGTCGCCAAGGGCAGCCTCGGCGCGGAGATCGAACTCGAGCGGGTCCACCAGCGCGAACCGAACATGAACGCCCTCGAGATCCTGCTCGCTGAGTCCCAGGAGCGGATGTGCTACGAGGTCGAGCCCGAGAACGTCGATCGCGTAGCGGAGATCGCCGAGCGGTTCGACCTCGGCTGTTCGGTCATCGGCGAGGTCACCGAGGGCAACTACACCTGCACCTTCGAGGGCGAGACCGTCGTCGACGTCGACGCTTACTTCCTCGGCGAGGGCGCGCCGATGAACGACCTCCCAAGCGAGGAGCCCGAACAGCCCGAAACCGACATCCCTGACGTCGACCTTGAGGAGGCCTTCGACGCCGTCGTCTCGAGTCCGAGCACCGCCTCGAAGCGGTGGGTCTACCGGCAGTACGATCACGAGGTCGGCGTCCGCACGAGCGTCGGACCGGGCGACGACGCGGCCATTATCGCGATTCGAGAGGCCGAGCAAGGGCTCGCGATTTCGTCGGGCGCCGCGCCGAACTGGACCGACACCGCACCCTACGAGGGCGCCCGCGCGGTGGCCCTCGAGAACGCGACGAACGTCGCGGCCAAGGGCGCGACGCCCCTGGCAGCCGTCGACTGCCTGAACGGCGGCAACCCCGAAAAGCCCGATGTCTACGGCGGATTTACGGGAATCGTCGACGGCCTCGCGGAGATGTGCGAGACGCTGTCGACGCCGGTCGTCGGCGGGAACGTCTCGCTGTACAACGACTCCGTGGCGGGGCCGATCCCGCCGACGCCGACGCTCGCGCTGGTCGGGACGAAAGACGGCTACGACGCGCCGCCGCTGTCGGTCACGGCCGACGCTGACGACGGCGCGACCCTCCTGCTCGTCGGCGACCTCGGCCTCGAGGGCGAGGCCCGCCTCGGCGGCTCCGAGTACCTTGCGCAGTTCGACGGCAGCGATCGGTTCCCCGCGCTCCCGGACGACCCCGCGGCCCTGATCGAGACGCTCGCCGCCGTGGCCGACGACGACGCCACCCGCGCGGTCCACGACGTCAGCCACGGCGGTCTCGCGGTCGCCCTCGCGGAGATGGTCTCCGACGACGCCGGCCTCGAGGTCTCGATTCCCGTCCCCGAATCGGCCGACGAGACGGTCGCCGCGGCGGCGCTGTTCCACGAACAGCCCGGGCGCACCCTGATCCAGACCGACTCGCCCGACGCGGCCCGCGAGGCGTTCGACGGCGTCGCGCCCGTCGTCGAACTCGGCTCGGTGACCGACGACGGTCGACTCGAGGTGACGGTCGGCGACCGAACGATCGCGACCGACGCGGCCGCGATCCGCGAGCGACGCGAGACGATCGAGCGCGAACTCGAGTAA
- a CDS encoding ribonuclease HI family protein, which produces MTDDPLPAEHLSPLAALVDEVLAGVGYEVAAATDVIDDAVPGYGGLFDPETSPDELRSALESLLESGLTRPPVPESTSDAFVLYVDGSSRGNPGPAGAGAVIMDATEDQLARLGRPVGSRTGNNTAEYVALQLGLSELLARYEPRRVEVRIDSMTVIRDVWGGDDPTEPGVEGYSEAVAAALASVPEHRYTHLADSDPNPADALATVGADIAAFGPG; this is translated from the coding sequence GTGACCGACGACCCCCTCCCGGCCGAACACCTCTCGCCGCTCGCCGCGCTCGTCGACGAGGTACTCGCGGGCGTCGGCTACGAGGTGGCGGCCGCCACCGACGTCATCGACGACGCCGTCCCCGGCTACGGCGGTCTCTTCGACCCCGAGACCTCCCCGGACGAGCTACGTTCTGCGCTCGAAAGCCTGCTAGAGTCGGGACTCACCCGGCCACCCGTCCCCGAGTCGACGAGCGACGCGTTCGTCCTCTACGTCGACGGCAGTTCCCGCGGCAATCCCGGACCCGCAGGTGCGGGCGCCGTCATCATGGACGCTACGGAGGACCAACTCGCCCGTCTCGGCCGCCCCGTCGGCTCCCGGACGGGGAACAACACCGCCGAATACGTCGCTCTCCAACTCGGGCTCTCCGAACTGTTGGCTCGCTACGAGCCGCGCAGAGTGGAAGTGCGCATCGATTCGATGACGGTCATCCGAGACGTCTGGGGTGGCGACGACCCGACGGAACCGGGCGTCGAGGGGTACAGCGAGGCCGTCGCGGCGGCGCTGGCGAGCGTTCCGGAACACCGGTACACGCACCTGGCCGACAGCGACCCGAACCCCGCCGACGCGCTGGCGACGGTGGGCGCCGATATCGCGGCCTTCGGACCGGGATAG
- a CDS encoding FAD-dependent oxidoreductase, whose product MADVAIVGGGPAGLSAALYAAKNDLETIAFDTDESWMHKAHLFNYPAVRSISGDEFLQISRGQARDRGATLHEEEVTDVEETDDGFVVRTEEDEYSAAYVVLATGGDRSLAEDLGCEFTDEEVVDVNVDMETTVENVYATGAMGRAEKWQAVIAAGDGAAAVLDILSKEKGEYYHDFDMPSDVPEL is encoded by the coding sequence ATGGCAGACGTAGCTATCGTCGGCGGCGGCCCCGCCGGCCTGAGCGCCGCACTGTACGCAGCGAAGAACGACCTCGAGACGATCGCCTTCGACACGGACGAGTCGTGGATGCACAAGGCGCACCTCTTCAACTACCCCGCGGTTCGCAGCATCAGCGGCGACGAATTCCTCCAGATTTCCCGCGGACAGGCCCGCGACCGCGGCGCGACGCTGCACGAGGAGGAAGTGACCGACGTCGAGGAGACCGACGACGGATTCGTCGTGCGGACCGAGGAAGACGAGTACTCCGCGGCGTACGTCGTCCTCGCGACCGGCGGCGACCGGAGCCTCGCCGAGGACCTCGGCTGCGAGTTCACCGACGAAGAGGTTGTCGACGTGAACGTCGATATGGAAACGACCGTCGAGAACGTGTACGCGACCGGCGCGATGGGTCGCGCGGAGAAGTGGCAAGCGGTCATCGCGGCCGGCGACGGCGCCGCCGCCGTCCTCGATATCCTCTCGAAGGAGAAGGGCGAGTACTACCACGACTTCGATATGCCGTCCGACGTGCCGGAACTGTAA
- a CDS encoding TetR/AcrR family transcriptional regulator: MSDSDEQVEPRDTRDVIMEATFRALNEHGYSDLRVRDIGEEMDLSRQVIHYHYDGKYDLLSSFLEYVIDQYEGSVEVDADTDPRSELETRIDRCLFGPEFDDFTHWDRMKVYHELYAHAQNDEEHRELFNEHYARLRGSIVTVIEDGIEQGVFREVDAELMGQHITDSIHAARERRLSLGHEDAPEEARRAIREFILDSLYLES, from the coding sequence ATGAGCGATTCGGACGAGCAGGTCGAGCCTCGAGACACCCGAGACGTGATCATGGAAGCCACTTTTCGGGCGCTGAACGAGCACGGCTACTCGGACCTGCGAGTCCGCGATATCGGCGAGGAGATGGACCTCTCGCGGCAGGTTATCCACTACCACTACGATGGGAAGTACGACCTCCTGTCGTCGTTTCTCGAGTACGTCATCGACCAGTACGAGGGGAGCGTCGAGGTCGACGCCGACACGGATCCGCGGTCGGAACTCGAGACGCGGATCGACCGCTGTCTGTTCGGGCCGGAGTTCGATGACTTCACCCACTGGGACCGGATGAAGGTGTACCACGAACTGTACGCCCACGCCCAGAACGACGAGGAACACCGGGAGCTGTTCAACGAGCACTACGCCCGGCTCCGCGGGAGTATCGTGACGGTCATCGAAGACGGCATCGAGCAGGGCGTGTTCCGTGAGGTGGACGCAGAACTGATGGGACAGCACATCACCGACAGCATTCACGCGGCGCGAGAACGGCGGCTCTCGCTTGGGCACGAGGACGCGCCCGAAGAAGCGCGCCGGGCCATCCGCGAGTTCATCCTCGACTCGCTGTACCTCGAGTCATAG
- a CDS encoding ABC transporter permease subunit has translation MSDETDQNPDRRSRRRRLRGALARTARISRWEVSRSAGTVDRKTVLVLAALALVVGLVGVSAAGEGVGLEDEIYVVAVDEDSKYHDVAVESEAFRPMPLDELVVESGDEANADVVVTRNGELARYGPHGEAAHDAFVEAIDAYNEERFRQEANETAAYPVHVELDYQERNFDRTSEQGERGGPSNGDSDGGTGTGPAENGTGDDSTADGTGGEGSSDDGSGDATSGSTDGTDRNDGATDDGDGRLQVPNIGGAGGAVDGTVGPPGSISPPFPFQSLLLAFLFVVPMNFVIQAYGSTIMDERVKRRGELLLVSPASRREIVAGKTLPYLLGLVAIAVGITVAVRGGLLSVAAAIPIALLFLAATFAGAMLARSYKELTFVTVTISVFLTTYTFIPAVFTDVNPIALISPLTLIVTDLQGESVSLGEYVFSTGPFYCSAAVCFLLGIGVYREEDMFAQKALPAKVLDAIASRLHSYRSVAILTILFIPFVFAGQLLAVALLFAVPEQLAVPLIVVLAAAIEEVAKSVHVYAGFVRSRFEASLRVAAVLGVCSGAGFFLGEKVTHIVQFVGLPELTVGAAAFGPELSGDPLLAAAVFLAPLVLHVVTAVISAIGASRSRIDYALTVVLATLVHAIYNVGVIALVA, from the coding sequence GTGAGCGACGAGACCGACCAGAATCCGGACCGTCGGTCGCGGCGTCGCCGACTCCGCGGCGCACTGGCGAGGACGGCTCGGATCTCCCGCTGGGAGGTCTCCCGGAGCGCGGGCACCGTCGATCGGAAGACGGTGCTCGTGCTGGCGGCGCTGGCGCTCGTCGTCGGCCTCGTGGGCGTTTCGGCCGCCGGCGAAGGGGTCGGCCTTGAGGACGAAATCTACGTCGTCGCGGTCGACGAGGACAGCAAGTACCACGACGTCGCCGTCGAGAGCGAGGCGTTCAGACCGATGCCACTCGACGAACTCGTGGTCGAGAGCGGCGACGAGGCCAACGCCGACGTGGTGGTGACGCGAAACGGCGAGCTCGCCCGCTACGGACCCCACGGAGAGGCCGCCCACGACGCGTTCGTCGAGGCGATCGACGCGTACAACGAGGAGCGCTTCCGCCAAGAGGCCAACGAGACGGCGGCCTACCCGGTCCACGTCGAACTCGACTACCAGGAGCGCAATTTCGACCGGACGAGCGAACAGGGCGAACGTGGTGGACCGTCGAACGGCGATTCTGACGGCGGGACCGGAACCGGTCCGGCCGAGAACGGAACCGGCGACGACTCGACGGCTGACGGAACCGGTGGCGAGGGCTCGAGCGACGACGGATCCGGCGACGCCACCAGTGGAAGCACCGACGGGACCGATCGGAACGACGGGGCTACCGATGACGGAGACGGCCGACTGCAGGTGCCGAACATCGGCGGCGCCGGCGGCGCAGTCGACGGAACTGTCGGGCCGCCAGGATCGATCTCACCGCCGTTTCCCTTCCAGTCGCTGCTGCTCGCGTTCCTGTTTGTCGTCCCGATGAACTTCGTCATCCAGGCCTACGGGAGCACGATCATGGACGAGCGGGTCAAGCGACGCGGCGAACTGCTGCTCGTCTCGCCGGCCTCGAGGCGCGAGATCGTCGCGGGGAAGACGCTACCGTATCTGCTGGGGCTGGTCGCCATCGCGGTCGGGATCACCGTCGCGGTCCGGGGTGGCCTCCTCTCGGTCGCCGCGGCGATCCCGATCGCGCTGCTGTTTCTCGCGGCGACGTTCGCCGGCGCGATGCTCGCCCGCTCGTACAAGGAGCTGACGTTCGTGACGGTCACGATCAGCGTCTTCCTCACGACGTACACGTTCATTCCGGCGGTGTTCACCGACGTAAACCCGATCGCGCTGATCTCGCCGCTGACGCTGATCGTGACGGATCTGCAGGGCGAGTCGGTCTCCCTCGGTGAGTACGTCTTCTCGACCGGGCCGTTCTACTGCAGCGCCGCGGTCTGTTTCCTGCTCGGGATCGGCGTCTACCGCGAGGAGGACATGTTTGCCCAGAAGGCGCTCCCGGCGAAGGTGCTCGACGCGATCGCGAGCCGCCTCCATAGCTATCGGAGCGTGGCCATCCTGACGATCCTGTTCATCCCCTTCGTCTTCGCCGGCCAGTTGCTCGCTGTGGCCCTGCTGTTCGCCGTCCCAGAGCAACTCGCCGTGCCGCTCATCGTCGTCCTCGCGGCGGCTATCGAGGAGGTCGCCAAGAGCGTCCACGTCTATGCCGGCTTCGTCCGCTCGCGGTTCGAGGCCTCCCTTCGCGTCGCCGCCGTCCTCGGCGTCTGCTCCGGCGCCGGCTTCTTCCTCGGCGAGAAGGTCACACACATCGTCCAGTTCGTCGGCCTCCCCGAGTTGACCGTCGGCGCCGCCGCCTTCGGTCCCGAGCTCTCGGGCGATCCGCTGCTGGCCGCGGCGGTCTTCCTCGCGCCGCTGGTCTTGCACGTCGTGACGGCCGTGATCTCGGCGATCGGCGCGAGTCGCAGTCGGATCGACTACGCGCTCACCGTCGTTCTGGCGACACTCGTTCACGCGATCTACAACGTGGGGGTGATCGCCCTTGTCGCGTGA
- a CDS encoding SRPBCC family protein — protein MTRLRRTRTPDGRRLEVSHVVDAPPAEAWDLLVDTARWPEWSPLVTGVEATERRLRLDTSGRVRIPGAWVPFRITAYVPAERRWSWRVLKLPGADHRVDDLGANRCRIAFELPPTATGYAPVCLRALERLEELLEERVAESNEE, from the coding sequence ATGACTCGTCTCCGGCGGACGCGAACACCCGACGGTCGGCGACTCGAGGTCTCGCACGTCGTCGACGCACCCCCGGCCGAGGCGTGGGACCTGCTCGTGGATACCGCCCGCTGGCCGGAGTGGTCGCCTCTCGTGACCGGCGTCGAGGCGACCGAGCGACGGCTCCGACTCGACACGAGCGGTCGCGTTCGGATCCCCGGCGCGTGGGTCCCGTTTCGCATCACGGCGTACGTCCCCGCGGAACGGCGCTGGAGCTGGCGCGTTCTCAAACTGCCGGGTGCCGACCACCGCGTCGACGACCTCGGCGCGAACCGCTGTCGGATCGCCTTCGAACTTCCCCCGACTGCGACCGGCTACGCGCCCGTCTGTCTGCGCGCACTCGAGCGACTCGAGGAATTGCTCGAGGAGCGCGTCGCCGAATCGAACGAGGAGTGA
- a CDS encoding winged helix-turn-helix transcriptional regulator, which translates to MSSPQTQPRDETPETDGPNACPVIESLEQIGSQWRLAVLHELLSGEQRFNELKRSTGANARTLSRVLDDLGEMGFVERRLEEDAPIATYYSLTAKGESLEPVFDEIECWAGSWLEECED; encoded by the coding sequence ATGTCTTCGCCCCAAACCCAACCCCGCGACGAGACGCCCGAGACCGACGGTCCCAATGCCTGCCCGGTCATCGAATCGCTCGAACAGATCGGCTCCCAGTGGCGGCTCGCGGTCCTCCACGAACTGCTCTCCGGCGAACAGCGGTTCAACGAACTCAAGCGCTCGACCGGCGCGAACGCCCGCACCCTCTCGCGCGTGCTCGACGACTTAGGCGAGATGGGGTTCGTCGAACGCCGTCTCGAGGAGGATGCCCCGATCGCGACCTACTACAGCCTGACCGCCAAGGGCGAGTCCCTGGAACCGGTCTTCGACGAGATCGAGTGCTGGGCCGGCTCGTGGCTCGAGGAGTGCGAGGACTAA
- a CDS encoding ABC transporter ATP-binding protein: MAILEVDSLRKEYGGFTAVEGSSFSVERGEVFGVVGPNGAGKTTTLKMLAGLIEPTAGAAAVAGHIPGEPAMQRRLGFLPEESPLYEEMTANGYLEFFADLYDVPAEAARERIDRTLERLDLEHRDRRLGNMSKGMKRKVAIARALVNDPDVLIFDEPASGLDPLTTNYIIEFTRELSDEGKTIIFSAHNLFHVESVCDRIVIMNDGRIVARGTVDEIRDAYGGTEYRVYATVDAGGDPAVGEPVDDRRDGDTATEFCHVVGDMAAVEAVRETVEGEGGRVTDIQTKTPSLEEIFLEVASEPAEDGDGLASGRPDRRTEMDAAERTDEGEPTEDAAEAET, encoded by the coding sequence ATGGCGATACTCGAAGTCGACTCCCTCCGCAAAGAGTACGGCGGCTTCACGGCCGTCGAAGGCAGCTCTTTTTCAGTCGAGCGCGGCGAGGTGTTCGGCGTCGTCGGCCCCAACGGCGCGGGCAAGACGACGACGCTGAAGATGCTCGCCGGGCTCATCGAACCGACCGCCGGCGCCGCCGCCGTCGCCGGCCACATCCCCGGCGAACCCGCGATGCAGCGCCGACTCGGCTTTCTCCCCGAGGAGTCTCCCCTCTACGAGGAGATGACCGCGAACGGCTACCTCGAGTTCTTCGCGGACCTCTATGACGTCCCCGCCGAGGCCGCCCGCGAACGGATCGATCGCACGCTCGAGCGCCTCGATCTGGAACACCGGGATCGACGCCTCGGCAACATGTCGAAGGGGATGAAACGGAAGGTCGCGATCGCGCGGGCGCTGGTCAACGATCCCGACGTGCTCATCTTCGACGAACCCGCATCGGGGCTCGACCCCCTCACGACGAACTACATCATCGAGTTCACGCGCGAGCTGAGCGATGAGGGGAAGACGATCATCTTCAGCGCGCACAACCTCTTTCACGTCGAGAGCGTCTGCGACCGGATCGTCATCATGAACGACGGGCGGATCGTCGCCCGCGGGACCGTCGACGAGATCCGCGACGCCTACGGCGGCACGGAGTACCGCGTCTACGCGACCGTTGACGCCGGCGGCGACCCCGCTGTGGGCGAACCGGTCGACGACCGTCGCGACGGCGACACGGCGACCGAGTTCTGCCACGTCGTCGGCGATATGGCCGCCGTCGAGGCCGTCCGCGAGACCGTCGAGGGCGAGGGCGGTCGCGTGACCGATATCCAGACGAAGACGCCCAGCCTGGAAGAGATTTTCCTCGAGGTCGCCAGCGAACCGGCCGAGGATGGCGACGGTCTCGCGAGCGGCCGCCCCGACCGGCGAACCGAAATGGACGCCGCGGAGCGAACGGACGAGGGTGAGCCGACCGAGGACGCGGCGGAGGCGGAGACGTGA
- a CDS encoding pirin family protein, with amino-acid sequence MVSPESHGTPDGPISGEVVRHGTGVNSNRAFPTNSYPSNLDPFVLFERFYIDPDEGFPMHPHRGFEIVSYMIDGGMAHEDSLGVANTAYENDAMRITAGGGIRHSEFPADGQGCSGLQLWVNLPQAEKDVEPDYVDATADELPTSVEDGTTITTVIGEGSPIDLRTPMEYLDVSVADAWTWTVPDGWSGFLYGVAGEGTVDGAAFTEGDVLPVTDARSVDLRSDGTLRVVAVSGRPHGEAIRQRGPFVL; translated from the coding sequence ATGGTCTCACCCGAGTCCCACGGAACGCCAGATGGCCCGATTTCCGGGGAAGTCGTCCGCCACGGGACGGGCGTGAATTCGAACCGCGCGTTCCCGACGAACAGCTATCCGTCCAACCTCGATCCGTTCGTGTTGTTCGAGCGGTTCTACATCGACCCCGACGAGGGGTTCCCGATGCACCCCCACCGCGGGTTCGAGATCGTCTCGTATATGATCGACGGCGGGATGGCACACGAGGATTCGCTTGGCGTCGCGAACACCGCATACGAGAACGACGCCATGCGTATCACGGCCGGCGGCGGCATCCGTCACTCCGAGTTCCCCGCGGACGGGCAGGGCTGTAGCGGACTCCAGCTCTGGGTGAATCTGCCTCAAGCCGAGAAGGATGTCGAACCGGACTACGTCGACGCGACGGCCGACGAACTCCCGACGTCCGTCGAGGACGGAACGACGATCACGACGGTCATCGGCGAGGGCTCGCCGATCGACCTCCGCACGCCGATGGAATATTTGGATGTCTCCGTCGCCGACGCGTGGACGTGGACCGTCCCCGACGGGTGGTCGGGATTCCTCTACGGCGTCGCCGGCGAGGGAACGGTCGACGGGGCGGCGTTCACCGAGGGCGATGTGCTCCCGGTCACCGACGCGCGGAGCGTCGACCTCCGGAGCGACGGGACGCTTCGCGTCGTCGCCGTTTCGGGGCGACCCCACGGCGAAGCGATCCGGCAGCGCGGTCCGTTCGTCCTCTAA
- a CDS encoding HalX domain-containing protein: MATDTPSVLIVEDEPDLANLYAAWLGDTCDLETAYDGEAALDAIDETVDIVLLDRRMPGLSGDTILTTIRDRGLDCRVAMVTAVEPDFDIIEMGFDDYLVKPVSKDELQRIVDQLTLRASYDEQLQEFFALASKKALLDAQKTDAELKSSQEYARLRDRLAVLRVQVNDTMEELLEQNGYRQLCQDITRDSILQESD; the protein is encoded by the coding sequence ATGGCCACTGATACCCCGTCCGTCCTGATCGTCGAAGACGAGCCCGATCTCGCGAACCTCTACGCCGCGTGGCTCGGCGACACCTGCGACCTCGAGACGGCCTACGACGGCGAGGCCGCGCTCGACGCCATCGACGAGACGGTCGACATCGTCCTTCTCGACCGGCGGATGCCGGGACTGTCCGGCGATACGATCCTCACGACGATCCGCGACCGCGGGCTCGACTGCCGGGTCGCGATGGTCACGGCCGTCGAACCGGACTTCGACATCATCGAGATGGGCTTCGACGATTATCTGGTCAAACCCGTCTCGAAGGACGAGCTCCAACGGATCGTCGACCAGCTCACCCTCCGCGCGAGCTACGACGAACAACTGCAGGAGTTCTTCGCGCTCGCCTCGAAGAAGGCGCTGTTGGACGCCCAGAAGACCGACGCCGAGCTCAAATCCAGCCAGGAGTACGCGCGGCTCCGGGATCGACTCGCGGTGCTTCGCGTCCAGGTCAACGACACGATGGAGGAACTCCTCGAGCAGAACGGGTATCGACAGCTCTGTCAGGATATCACGCGGGATTCGATCCTCCAAGAATCGGACTGA
- a CDS encoding ABC transporter permease: MSRDRSSDDSTPVRRGPNPPEPADGGDSRLSLPFGPRWAVARRELGSLRSEKTIVLALAIQLVIAAFSSFLVVGLVSLYDPGSVDDYDNRVAITGADEADIERLSQLATEQDGLEPTAAESRADAFAAFDEGQVAAVLEVTRDTDGRLVVDATVPDGGLETTLLIVQLQELLETLEHEERLANADALEAPPLDVPDEVGASPYLEFTYTILVPLLLFLPVFISGSIVVDSLIEERSRGTLELLRVSPLSLVDVADAKLLTIAALAPLQAVAWLLLLAFNGTVIAAPAALIVLVAALALAVTAAGAGVALVAPDRRQAQLAYSGGIVGALVLATLLPEHPANTVAKFAIGSATATTWLSLATYCLVAVGGCLAVRAGIERLNTDSL, from the coding sequence TTGTCGCGTGATCGCTCGAGCGACGACTCAACGCCGGTCCGACGCGGACCGAACCCGCCTGAACCGGCCGACGGCGGCGACTCCCGGTTATCCCTGCCGTTCGGCCCGCGCTGGGCCGTGGCCCGCCGCGAACTCGGGTCGCTGCGCTCCGAGAAGACGATCGTCCTCGCGCTGGCGATCCAGCTGGTCATCGCGGCCTTCTCCTCGTTTCTGGTCGTCGGGCTCGTCTCGCTGTACGATCCGGGCTCCGTCGACGACTACGACAATCGGGTCGCGATCACCGGTGCCGACGAAGCCGATATCGAACGGCTCAGCCAGCTCGCCACCGAACAGGACGGCCTCGAGCCGACGGCCGCCGAGTCCAGAGCCGACGCGTTCGCGGCCTTCGACGAGGGGCAGGTCGCGGCCGTCCTCGAGGTGACCAGGGACACAGACGGGCGACTGGTCGTCGACGCGACCGTTCCCGACGGGGGGCTGGAGACGACGCTGCTGATCGTCCAGCTCCAGGAGCTCCTCGAGACCCTCGAGCACGAGGAGCGACTCGCCAACGCCGACGCCCTGGAGGCGCCGCCGCTCGACGTCCCCGACGAGGTTGGCGCGAGCCCGTACCTCGAGTTCACCTACACGATCCTCGTCCCGCTGTTGCTGTTCCTGCCGGTGTTCATCAGCGGCTCGATCGTCGTCGACTCGCTGATCGAGGAGCGATCCCGCGGGACGCTGGAGCTGCTCCGAGTCAGTCCGCTCTCGCTCGTGGACGTGGCCGACGCGAAGCTTCTGACGATCGCCGCGCTGGCGCCGCTACAGGCGGTCGCCTGGCTGCTTCTTCTCGCGTTCAACGGGACGGTGATCGCCGCGCCGGCGGCGCTGATCGTTCTGGTCGCGGCGTTGGCGCTCGCCGTCACCGCGGCCGGGGCGGGCGTCGCGCTCGTCGCCCCCGACAGGCGACAGGCCCAACTCGCCTACTCCGGCGGGATCGTCGGCGCGCTGGTGCTGGCCACGTTGCTCCCCGAGCACCCGGCCAACACCGTCGCCAAGTTCGCCATCGGCAGCGCCACGGCGACGACGTGGCTGTCGCTGGCGACCTACTGTCTCGTCGCGGTCGGCGGCTGTCTCGCGGTCAGGGCCGGTATCGAGCGGCTGAACACGGACTCGCTCTGA